In Pyrus communis chromosome 11, drPyrComm1.1, whole genome shotgun sequence, the sequence AATATGTTTATGATGAACTGAATCATTTTTCAGGTGTTCTCTGCTTTCGGGTTTGTGCACAAGATTGCTACTTTTGAAAAAGCAGCAGGCTTCCAGGTGTGTATTGGATGATCTTTCTTAGTATTGCATATGATTTGTACTCCAGATGCTTCATGCTTATTCTCTCATTTTAATTTTGCAGGCATTGATTCAGTTCAGTGATGCTGTCACCGCATCTATGGCAAGGAATGCGTTGGATGGAAGAAGTATACCCAGGCAAGCACACTACATACGTTCCCTCCTCCCACCGTCATTTTCTCATTGATATCAGTACATCTGGGAAAGTGTATATTGTTGCTAATTTTGACATGTAATGCTTTGCATTCAGGTACTTGCTTCCGGAGAACGTCGGTTCATGCAACTTACGTATTTCATATTCTGCACATACCGATCTGAACATCAAGTTCCAGTCTCACCGAAGCAGGTAAGAAACAGACCCAACAGGTCAATAATCTATTTCTGGTTTTTATACTCGCTTCACTCTTCTGTGTCAGATTGTGACGATTGCTACACTCCTTCGCTGATTTTATTGCATGTTAAATCAATTGCTAATTGGTGTGTGTGCTTTTTGTCATCTAGGGGTTAGTGAAGCTTGGTAGCCAGAACACAGATGTGTTGTCATGGCCATTTAGTAATTCCTTGATCTTATATAGTACCCTTTATGTATTTATTATTGCGGAAATGTACCAAATTAGCACTGTATTCAGTCTTCATCTTACACTATCACACGCTATACAATAccttctattttttttgtcatcACATTTTTCTTGGTGGGATGGCTTCTTGTCCAGCATATTGTCAATGTCATATATTTGCAACATACTTTCTTTATACTAAATTATTAGATTTGGAATAAGATACTGCTAGACAACAAATATTACTGACACTGTTAATGCATGGTGAAAATGTGTTTACCTTCTTCTCATGATCATTAGAAATAATCACttttatttaaatttgacataaaTTTATTGGTAGTATGCTTCTAACACAAAGTGTTTAGAGGCTAATGCACAGTTACAAAAAAGAAATGTAAAAACTTACATGCCAAAAGAGAAATGTAAAAACTTACATGTCATAAATATTCTTATTCATTGCACGTAACATCTATAATTTGGAACTATCTATATTGTATTTTAGAGAACCCTCTTTTTCTACTAAAGCAGGTTAATTGGCGATTTAATCCTTCCAGTATTTAATGAATTGAGTAATATGTTAAATGTTAAGGACAATAAGGTGATTAAATAATACTTCCACAGAGCTCATCAAAGTTCATTCTTGATAAGTGTTCTTCTATTCGAtatcttcctttctttttttatttggtgaAACACTATATACCTTTTTTATTTGGGTTTCAAATTGGCTTTTTAAATGTGTTTCTGATCTTAGGCAGTTTTTTAGACTCTCGCATCAGTTTGTGCATGTAGTTGTGGCTTAATAAGTATGATTTTGGTTGCATTGATCCTGCAGGGACTATACAAATCCGCACCTTCCTGTAAATCCTACTGCAATAGAGGGAATTATGCAGGTTTCTTCTTGGCTTTAGAACATTCTTTTTAATATGTATTATGCAGTATTGGGTATTACTACGTAAGCGATAAGGCCAACATTGCTCTGACTTTATTTCCATCTCCAGCCTACTGTAGGTCCTGATGGAAAGAGGAAAGAGGTGGAGAGTAACGTGCTTCTTGCTTCAATTGAAAATATGCAGTATGCTGTCACTGTGGATGTTATTCACACGGTTAGGATTTATACCTTTCATGCCTTTTTAGTGCTCAGAGTACTAAGAGGATTTATAGATATCATGATCCTTTCTTATATGCTACAGGTGTTCTCTGCGTTTGGCACTGTCCAAAAAATTGCTATATTTGAGAAGAATGGCCAAACACAAGCATTAGTTCAATACCCTGGTATTTCCTCTTTCAGTACGACTTTTTGATTTGTCACTGATCTTTGAGAATTCGACTGTGGCTGACTTGTGAGTTGTTATTTTCAGATCTCAATACTGCAGCAGTTGCCAGAGAAGCTCTAGAGGGACACTGCATATATGATGGTGGCTATTGTAAGCTTCATCTATCATACTCTCGTCATACTGATCTCAATGTAAAGGTATAAATATgagtttttgagttaaaaccgTTCATGAGAAT encodes:
- the LOC137708235 gene encoding polypyrimidine tract-binding protein homolog 1-like isoform X2 — its product is MSTSGTPQFRYTQTPSKVLHLRNLPWECAEEELIELCKPFGKIVNTKCNVGANRNQAFVEFSDLNQAINMVSYYASSSEPAQVRGKTVYIQYSNRHEIVNNKSPGDVPGNVLLVTIEGVEAGDVSIDVIHLVFSAFGFVHKIATFEKAAGFQALIQFSDAVTASMARNALDGRSIPRYLLPENVGSCNLRISYSAHTDLNIKFQSHRSRDYTNPHLPVNPTAIEGIMQPTVGPDGKRKEVESNVLLASIENMQYAVTVDVIHTVFSAFGTVQKIAIFEKNGQTQALVQYPDLNTAAVAREALEGHCIYDGGYCV